Below is a genomic region from Micropterus dolomieu isolate WLL.071019.BEF.003 ecotype Adirondacks linkage group LG08, ASM2129224v1, whole genome shotgun sequence.
GTAGTGGGAGCACACTGAGCAATGCAGCGAGCTCCGCAGCTGGCCTGCGAACAGGTCTGCGAGAAGGGCGGCGAGAATGATCAGTGGTTGCCCTCATTTAATGATGCTGATGAGACTAATGGATTGCTCCCCTCACCTACTATTCTGCTGTCATCTATCTCCAAGTGCTTCTTCCACATGGCCGCCGCCTCTTCTGATATCCTAAAGGAGGATGAAAGACGAttgaaagaaagagaacaaaATGTGGTCACATGAAGGATATCAACGTTTCAAGTATAGAATGGTTTCCGTATAAACATACACACCTAAATCTGGCAAATTTCTGTTCGGGTTCCTTCCCTGTTCGTCGAACGTAGGGTCTGCGGTTGATTTCTGTGTGCAGCTTGTCCAATAGGAATCTGAGGAACTCCTGTGCATCCTGTTGACTGAACGCAGAGACACGGGAAGATGTAACATGTATTTTTCTATGCAACTCTCAACTTCAAAACCAAAAAGCACCATCAGTGCTGGTGGCAAACAGTTTCACAACAGTAATGTGGGCTTGCACAAAAATCTCATGGATAGCTGCATTCAAGCTTGAGgaaaaatcaaaaccatcatctaTATTCTCACCTGTAACCACTGAAGTAGGGCACCGCACCCTTGAAAATATTGTAAAACTGTCGTGGATTTACAACTGTCTGTTCTTCATTTATATCCCAAAGGCCTGACAGCACCTGAGAAAAAGCTGGTACATGGGGACAAGGAGCAGTGAGGACAGATGAAAACATAACATGGGAGGGACAATAGGAAGAGGAGGGAGCAGCAGGAGCATACCTTCCATGAGCTTAGCCTCCTCTCTGGAGAACTTCTCATCCCTGTAGGACTTGAGGAGGCAGTAGTCCCGTAGGCCACGTGTGTGAGACAAACACTGGGCTACTGCATTCAGGAAACACTAAGTTGGAACAAGTATAGTGGACAGTGAACCtgttaatgaaaaaaataacaattctGGAAGCTTTGTTCTTCCAGGACTCTGCTTAACTCACATCATTAAACACTTACTGTGTTTCCTATGTTTCTGAGGCCAACCCTTCCACTTCCTAAGGTGAGCTGCTCtttctggaaaataaagacaaaacaggaAGCTATTGACCTGAACTACTGAGCGGTTATTTCTGTATTAAGTCTTTCTcctatttttaatttgtatacACATGTAGCTCACTGCAAGTGTGCCCTACTATTTGACCCCTGGCTGTGTCTGTAAGACACAGCGCTGTCTGTCTGCCTTAACCCTGcaatgtcagtgtgtgtacagCACTGGTAGGACAGATTTAGCCTTCTTATGTCATTGACATAACAAGAGTGGCTAAAAGGAGGTCAGCCTCAAGCATTCATCCTATTAGAGACCAAGGAGTGCTGACAGGTGCTGAAACACGTGTGTTGATGTGTACTCTCCATCAATTCCTTGACACgatttctctgtctgtgtttatgttcgTCTCATGAGCGCCCCATAAATGCTACAATACGAACAAGCCTACAAGACTACCAGACTTGAAGGTCTGAGCTTAAACGAAAGGGCTGCacaatgttgtgttttgcaCACCTCGTTGTCAGTGACCAGAAGCAGGCCCATCAGAGAGGTGTAGAGGACAGACTGGGAGATGTCGGCCGTCTCTCTCTGCAGGCCGTTCTGTGACACCAGGGTTCGACGCAGGGCCTCACAAGAGCCCTCCACGTTGACGCCACTGGCTCCAGGCATCCTAGTATACCAGTAAACCtcaaaagtgtctgccaaaagGGATCCTCAGGTGGACAGAAGGGCTTCCCAAAGAAGTGATAGCACACTAGGTTGCACCACCTCTGTTTCTTTTCACACTCAGGGTCAAAGGTGAGCAGAACGTAATGGTAGTTCATAAGCAGtatgacagagagaaaagagtcctctttttttaatgaatgtagCAGATGATAGAGTATTATCGTCTCTTTCCAGGAAAATGAATAGGGATGTCATTCACAGCTGAGGGAAAAAGAATAGGATTAATTTAGGAAGGCAATTTAGGAGCATCCCCTTAAGGTAAATCTTGAATAGATCGAGTTGATCCACTCTGGCTCACAGTTctcataattaataataattacagcGTGCAGAGGAGCTCGGAAGAGTCAAGGTCTGACAGAGAGCTCAATGAATCCAGTTCTTAACATATCACTTTAAGGATACGTATTTACAAAAAGAGAATTCTGGAGAACTCATCTCAAGTGTTCATTGGTTAAATAGCCAATTATAAAACCAATAAAACAGAACATGCCACTCTCACAAGCAATGTTCTACGATGTTATCAAAGCCAAACCTACTCACATTGAGGTTTTGTCCAAAATCTTGCAAATAAAGTTAGTTTGCATATAACGCCTGACAAATATTGTAGCATTATCGAATAAACAGAGCAGCTTGGACTCACCTGATCACTTGGTCACTCTATCTTGGACACACAGTCCCAACCTAACTGTTCCCATCACCTGCTGAGCTGTTAAAAATGCATAAGGGGACGTCtactgtttcactgtgtgtctgtaggCTAGAACTGAAAGTCTACCTCTCTCCCCTGCCCTGTCACCggtgtcagagagagagggaaagagagaaagggggggggggggggggataatcATCACTAATCTTTTCTTTGTAGATCCTGTTGGCTATACTTAGACTCGTCTTTGTGCACTTTGCCATGAATACATCAACAAACCTTTAAGtgtcagtttattttaaaaaaaaaatgaacacagaaacattttacacaGTAAATTCACATTCAGTAATACTGTTCCCAAGCTGTACAGTACACATCCCCCATCACACAATCCAtcagaaaatgcaaaaagagaaaattatCCTTATAGGAAATTCTATGCGTGTGTAAGCACAACCATCTTTCACAGATAGTCATTATTTTGTTTCCTCCAATGTCAATGTACAGATATATAGAATGTCCCCAGGCCTCCTGACGATCAGTCTTACAGTCAGCGACTGGTATGGTCTGCCATTTCTGCGTCCGAGCTGAGGCTGAGCTCGGCTATGTGATAGAGGGCGGGATCGGGGTGAGGGGAGAGCTGCGACTGGCGGGTCTGGGCAGTGCTGTCTCGTGACTGGACAATGGCTTGGCGCAGGCAGGTGATCCACTGCTGCTTGCTGAAGGAGTCGTTGGCCTGCAGGCTGTAAGAGTGAGCTTTGGAGCGCCCTCTGCTGCTCACACGGAAACAGTTCCTCACTAGGAGATGGGGACGGGACGGGACGGGGAGAGGGGGGTGGACGAGAGAGggaaaggagggaaggaagggtTTAGGTTTCACTTCGACCAATGGGGATTCCCCATCTATTCGCTGATTAAAGCTTCTAAATTTGGATGATCTTTGTCATTCATCACATATCAGGAACAACAACATCAGATCATGCATACCTTTATCATTTCCTCCAGTGAAGGCTCCCCTGAAGGTGCCCCCTCCACCAGCCTCCCCATCTGGGATCTCCTCCAGATGTATCATGTTATTGGGCAGAGGCTGTCTGTACACATGGAACACCTGACCTCCATCTCTGTCCTCCCCGggcctgctcagcaccaaagcCAGCTCAAACAGGAAGACGTGCAGCCGCTGACAGAGGAGGCAGACACACGCCAAGTGAGAGACTTGGCTTTACCACAATGTTCACCACAATATTCAAATAGACATTAAGAAAACGGTCAGGGTTAccatagaaaaaataaaattttatttttttaaataaattacacagAAATGACAGTAACAATAAAAGGAGATGATACAGAGTCAGACTTTAAGTCAGATTTAAGGGCCTAAGATCAAAATCCAGCCTTGGTCAGAAAGGAGCAGAGGTCTGTATGTATATGTAGGAACTGACCCTTTTCACTTGAGATACAAATAATTCAACGACCTCAGGAGAACCACTTGAAGGTCAATCATTAGACATAAAAACTGAGAGCCCCATTACCTGGCCCTTGTTGTTCTTGAGTTCTCCGTGGCAGTAGAGGAAGCGGGACTGCTGGATCTCTGGCAGTCTCTGACTGTCTTCGAGGTAGGCCAGACCCCGCCTGTAGAACTGACACTCCGCCTCTCCTGTCTTCTTGTTCACCTCCGCCACGATGCTCTGGATCATCTCCAGCTGAACAGAACAATGTGCGACCACAACATGAATGCATTTTATGTGGCATTTAGGTGATTAACAAAGTGAACCGTCTCCTCCAACTGTAGCTCTAGTAgaattgaaattaattttgGGATGGCGTTATGAATAGGATACGACTCACACCATATATCTCAGCAAAATGTAAGTGAACACAGCATCCGGTTTCAAATGTGAGATTTTAAAGACTACAACCATCTTAAACGCAAAACTGTGTCCTGAACAGCAAGATATATGAAGTAATAAAAAGACCAGCCAAACTGGTGAATATGAGGTATTACTTTCAAGTTGCTAATGTCATATCACAGGATCACTGGCTTCTGAAGTTAATGTTTCATAAAACAATTATCTATTGCTGCCATTTGGAGCCGCTAATGTACAAagtattttagattttaaaatggAGCTATTAGGTAAAGCCAAATGTCTGGACTTCCCACACTAACAGACTGAAAAAGAGTGGGTTTGAAGCAACCCATAAAGCCTAATGGTACAATACTTAGTAggtatttattgatttttgatATTGTGTTCATACATAACAGCCCTAAGGCTTCATAATTTGGATTGGTGCGTTGTAATTCAGACTGACAAATGGTGATTTTCATGCTACTAAGAAAAAAAGCTTAGCACCTAAAAGATTGTGAAACTAAACAAATTAGttgcaataaataataaataaacaaattatcaCATTCAAAGGAAACTCAGGTCTATCTAATTTCAGCTTTCAAGTGCCATTTCAATTCACTTCTGACTCTCCAGCACCCTCACCAACTTGAAATAGTGAGGATGAGCACATGAGACAAGTCACATTATGTAAGACCAAAGTCTGCAGGTCCAGAAGCCTTACATGTGGATTCAGCAGTTATCTCAAGTAATTAAATGTGCGTGCCTTCACATTCACGTGTGAATGCACTTGTACATGAATGGGCTGGACACCAACTTACAGCATCAGGCAATGTGTCCTCATCCGGGTGGTCTGGAGGTGTGcacttctgtatctctttcaACAACAGAGGGTATTTGACCAAACGGCTCCGGGGCAGATCCAGGAAGTTCCACAGGTCCAGTTTCCTGCTGAATGAAGACTCCTGACACAGGCGCAGGAAGTGCTCCACTCTTTTCTCATGCTTTTTCTGGTCAAGCAGTGCTTTAGCTCCCACCTGGTTACAGCAATATGTAACGTAGGCCTCCAGGCAAGGGAACTGCAGGGAGGAAGAAAGGAGCAATGAGACAGGATATTTGAAGTAGAGACGAACACAGACTGAACTCTATGACTCTGGTTAAGAGAGGAACATAATAGCGCAAATACAGGAActagagagagtgaaagagagttAAGCCCCTTTTCTTGGTTTCCATGGAAATACTCACCCAATTTGTCAGAGTAGGTCCCACCTCTCCGACCGTCTTCTCTGATCCCCTCAGCCGCTCAAGACGAGTAAGAAGTTCTGGCAGGGAACAAAAAGAAGTATTGAAATGGATTTTTGAACACCAGTGTTACTACAGCTCACAGACAGATAACCACAGAAACATCACTCTCAACTCATTTaacttcctttacttaaaaggaAAAAGACATCACATCAGCAAATTCTCTCTGTGTGAAGTGAGTGAATGGACATTCTCCTTGTGTGGTTTTACACACTTGGTTTTAGGGCTGGACCTCATAGTTGCAtatcacaacaataacaatataaatagATTGTATATCATCATATGGCAGATGGATGTTTTAACCATTGATGGTCAGTGCAGTGAACAGTGGACCACTGTTGCGCATTTTATCTAAGACGAGTCATCATATGTGTAAAGCGAGACCTTCAATAACTAACAGACAGTTTAAAATGAGAATTTATTTGGAACCATTAATTTGGACAGAACTGTGTGAAACGAGATTCCTGATTCCTCTGAAAGTCAACGAGTGATGACATTTTATTATCTAATTATCACTCAGCTCTACTTGCTTTAAATATGATTAGGAAATGTGGAGGTTGTGTTGAGGCGTTGAGCGACATAGGATAAAGGAAGTGTGCGCAAACCAGAGAGGCGGTTTACCTTGATGGAGTGGAATGAGAGAGTCCAGTGTACCAAAGATCTTTCCAAGCTCACTCTCTGTCATGATGTCCAACTTCAACATGGGCTCATAGTACACCTGGTAGGTAAGTTAAGAATAAGTGCAGCGCTTGTGAGAAATTGGTGTCAGGACAAGTGGAATGAGACTTTCAAATATATTAAACTGGAATGAATTTGTTCTGATATAAAGGTAATAGAGATCAAATGCTATTTTTAAGTGGACAAGTACCTTCTTAACCAGACTGAGGTCCTCAATGAGTTGCCTCTCTCCCTGAGTCAGCTCATAGATCACCTGCAAAAGGGTGAAAAACTGCTCAACAACTGGGCACATGAACACCAACACTGGGATGCATGCACACGCAGTTCACAAACAGCAAATATACACTTGCACACCATGTAAAACACACAGACGGACAAGCATGAGCTTTCCCAGCTGATTGTTCAATAAAGGAAGTTGAGCCTCCAGTGCCAACTCACATCCTCTTTCGTAATCGCTGAGTAGAGCTGCTTCAGAGAAATAAAGAGTAGGCACTAATCACTCCGCCCACACACTGCAATCACAGCCCCACAGCTTGACCCccaacccccctcccctccaaaaaaacactgcattatTAACGCCAGCATAAAGTTTCTGCAGCTGAACTACACTACACACATGCTGGACCTCACACCTCTTGACGTTTGATCTCCTTTGCGGTGAGGTCATGGCTCTCCACAGTATCACTCCAGCATTGGCTGTTGCGCCGGCGTGGGAATGACGAGGCCTTCGAGCGAGGGCGCAGGGCCGGGGGCAAAGGTCGAGCCTCTGTGCGAAAACTGATAGACCGCTGTGAAGAGAGCAGAGTGGCTGAACGTGTGCACGCTCAAGTCATTTTGCACATGgacagggtgtgtgtgagtgtgtttgtgcactgtTACCGAAATG
It encodes:
- the usp21 gene encoding ubiquitin carboxyl-terminal hydrolase 21, which codes for MPGASGVNVEGSCEALRRTLVSQNGLQRETADISQSVLYTSLMGLLLVTDNEKEQLTLGSGRVGLRNIGNTCFLNAVAQCLSHTRGLRDYCLLKSYRDEKFSREEAKLMEAFSQVLSGLWDINEEQTVVNPRQFYNIFKGAVPYFSGYSQQDAQEFLRFLLDKLHTEINRRPYVRRTGKEPEQKFARFRISEEAAAMWKKHLEIDDSRIVDLFAGQLRSSLHCSVCSHYSNTFDVFCDLSLPIPKRSSAGEVTLRECLDLFSQEEKLDKENSPMCERCNRHTECTKRLSIQRFPQVIVIHLNRFTMSRWSISKSTVFVSFPLTNLDLGPYGPVDCGPVLYDLYAICNHTGTVNMGHYTACCSDENGWCFYNDSSVTSVSENQLQTNQAYVLFYQRSNSTTTTTAVRK
- the arhgef3l gene encoding rho guanine nucleotide exchange factor (GEF) 3, like isoform X2 — encoded protein: MEVEETGETKTSWSAQGETPSIICDHAGKRKQDPAPETVIRILEDEEDDEEGAMISDHMKDSEEPSNKRVKPVAKSNSLTGVLTPVKTPALKRIGQSISRSISFRTEARPLPPALRPRSKASSFPRRRNSQCWSDTVESHDLTAKEIKRQEVIYELTQGERQLIEDLSLVKKVYYEPMLKLDIMTESELGKIFGTLDSLIPLHQELLTRLERLRGSEKTVGEVGPTLTNWFPCLEAYVTYCCNQVGAKALLDQKKHEKRVEHFLRLCQESSFSRKLDLWNFLDLPRSRLVKYPLLLKEIQKCTPPDHPDEDTLPDALEMIQSIVAEVNKKTGEAECQFYRRGLAYLEDSQRLPEIQQSRFLYCHGELKNNKGQRLHVFLFELALVLSRPGEDRDGGQVFHVYRQPLPNNMIHLEEIPDGEAGGGGTFRGAFTGGNDKVRNCFRVSSRGRSKAHSYSLQANDSFSKQQWITCLRQAIVQSRDSTAQTRQSQLSPHPDPALYHIAELSLSSDAEMADHTSR
- the arhgef3l gene encoding rho guanine nucleotide exchange factor (GEF) 3, like isoform X1; translation: MEVEETGETKTSWSAQGETPSIICDHAGKKRKQDPAPETVIRILEDEEDDEEGAMISDHMKDSEEPSNKRVKPVAKSNSLTGVLTPVKTPALKRIGQSISRSISFRTEARPLPPALRPRSKASSFPRRRNSQCWSDTVESHDLTAKEIKRQEVIYELTQGERQLIEDLSLVKKVYYEPMLKLDIMTESELGKIFGTLDSLIPLHQELLTRLERLRGSEKTVGEVGPTLTNWFPCLEAYVTYCCNQVGAKALLDQKKHEKRVEHFLRLCQESSFSRKLDLWNFLDLPRSRLVKYPLLLKEIQKCTPPDHPDEDTLPDALEMIQSIVAEVNKKTGEAECQFYRRGLAYLEDSQRLPEIQQSRFLYCHGELKNNKGQRLHVFLFELALVLSRPGEDRDGGQVFHVYRQPLPNNMIHLEEIPDGEAGGGGTFRGAFTGGNDKVRNCFRVSSRGRSKAHSYSLQANDSFSKQQWITCLRQAIVQSRDSTAQTRQSQLSPHPDPALYHIAELSLSSDAEMADHTSR